In Streptomyces longhuiensis, the following proteins share a genomic window:
- a CDS encoding Lrp/AsnC family transcriptional regulator translates to MVQAYILIQTEVGKASTVAELIGKIPGVIQAEDVTGPYDVIVRAQADTVDELGRMVVAKVQQVDGITRTLTCPVVHL, encoded by the coding sequence GTGGTACAGGCGTACATCCTGATTCAGACCGAAGTCGGCAAGGCGTCGACCGTAGCCGAGCTGATCGGCAAGATCCCGGGGGTGATCCAGGCCGAGGACGTGACAGGTCCCTACGACGTCATCGTGCGCGCACAGGCCGACACAGTCGATGAGCTGGGCCGCATGGTGGTCGCCAAGGTCCAGCAAGTGGACGGCATCACCCGCACCCTGACCTGCCCGGTCGTGCACTTGTAG
- a CDS encoding thiamine-phosphate kinase: MKGTVGELGEFGLIRELTSRLTTTPAVRLGPGDDAAVVAAPDRRVVVSTDILLEGRHFRRDWSTAYDVGRKAAAQNLADIAAMGAVPTALLLGLVVPAELPASWPNELMDGLRDECQVAGAAVVGGDVVRGDTITVAITALGDMRNHEPVTRAGAQPGDVVAVTGWLGWSAAGHAVLSRGFRSPRAFVEAHRRPEPPYHAGPAAAGLGATAMCDVSDGLIADLGHIAEASKVRIDIKSGKVDVPSQMNDIGQAVGVDPIQWVLTGGEDHAIVATFPPDVKLPARWKVIGEVLNPSALPQVTVDGAPWTNKGGWDHFGDIEA, translated from the coding sequence ATGAAGGGCACCGTCGGCGAGCTGGGCGAGTTCGGGCTCATCCGAGAGCTCACCTCCCGGCTCACCACCACCCCGGCCGTACGACTCGGCCCGGGCGACGACGCGGCCGTGGTGGCCGCGCCGGACCGCAGGGTCGTCGTGAGCACGGACATCCTCCTCGAAGGGCGGCACTTCCGCCGCGACTGGTCCACGGCGTACGACGTCGGGCGCAAGGCGGCCGCGCAGAACCTCGCGGACATCGCCGCGATGGGCGCCGTCCCGACCGCGCTCCTGCTCGGCCTCGTGGTCCCCGCCGAACTCCCCGCCAGCTGGCCGAACGAGCTGATGGACGGCCTGCGCGACGAGTGCCAGGTCGCGGGCGCCGCCGTCGTCGGAGGTGATGTCGTACGCGGCGACACCATCACCGTCGCGATCACCGCGCTCGGCGACATGCGCAACCACGAGCCGGTCACGCGCGCCGGCGCACAGCCGGGCGACGTCGTCGCGGTGACCGGCTGGCTCGGCTGGTCCGCGGCCGGGCACGCGGTCCTCTCGCGCGGCTTCCGCTCGCCCCGCGCCTTCGTCGAGGCCCACCGGCGCCCCGAACCGCCGTACCACGCGGGCCCCGCGGCCGCCGGGCTCGGCGCCACGGCCATGTGCGACGTCAGCGACGGGCTCATCGCCGACCTGGGCCACATCGCGGAGGCCAGCAAGGTCCGTATCGACATCAAGTCCGGCAAGGTCGACGTGCCTTCGCAGATGAACGACATCGGGCAGGCCGTCGGCGTCGACCCGATCCAGTGGGTGCTCACCGGGGGAGAGGACCACGCCATCGTGGCCACGTTCCCGCCGGACGTGAAGCTGCCCGCCCGCTGGAAGGTGATCGGCGAGGTCCTCAACCCGTCGGCGCTGCCCCAGGTGACGGTCGACGGCGCCCCGTGGACGAACAAGGGCGGCTGGGACCACTTCGGGGACATAGAGGCCTGA
- a CDS encoding FAD-dependent monooxygenase encodes MTNTHTPYASTRLSHLDVLVSGASVAGPAVALALSLHGARVTVVEKAPALREGGFAVDFRGWVHCTVLTALGIHDDIHARQTRMGRQTVVDADGTPRVDLPAELMSGDVEIFRGDLAHILYEHGRDTVEYVFGDSIATLAQDDDGVDVTFERAAPRRFDLVVAADGLHSPTRRLVFGDESRYLRFLDHYVAGFGIPNHLGLDRTGRLYSDPGRAVSVSNYDGDPDRAGALLVFRSGPLVLDRRDVDGQKRILAERFAGMGWEAPRVLEALEDADDLYFDAIAQIHVDRLTKGRVVLLGDAGYGATMGGMGTGVAVVGAYVLAGELALAGGDHRTAFAAYEAQIGDFAKGCQKISGNAGPFFAPPTERKIRSRDRMYRLLSSRLMAGFFKRLTEKAATALDLKDYPALLDAPAVAVRGR; translated from the coding sequence ATGACGAACACACACACCCCGTACGCATCGACCCGGCTGTCCCACCTCGACGTCCTGGTCTCCGGCGCCAGCGTCGCCGGCCCCGCCGTCGCCCTCGCCCTGTCCCTCCACGGAGCCCGCGTCACCGTCGTCGAGAAGGCCCCCGCCCTGCGCGAGGGCGGATTCGCGGTCGACTTCCGCGGCTGGGTGCACTGCACGGTCCTGACCGCCCTCGGCATCCACGACGACATCCACGCGCGCCAGACCCGCATGGGCCGCCAGACGGTCGTCGACGCCGACGGCACCCCGCGCGTCGATCTGCCGGCGGAGCTGATGAGCGGCGACGTGGAGATCTTCCGCGGCGACCTCGCCCACATCCTGTACGAGCACGGCAGGGACACCGTGGAGTACGTCTTCGGTGACTCGATCGCCACCCTGGCCCAGGACGACGACGGGGTCGACGTCACCTTCGAGCGCGCGGCGCCCCGCCGCTTCGATCTCGTCGTGGCGGCCGACGGACTGCACTCCCCCACCCGTCGCCTCGTGTTCGGTGACGAGTCCCGCTATCTGCGCTTTCTCGACCACTACGTGGCCGGCTTCGGCATCCCCAACCACCTGGGCCTCGACCGCACCGGCAGGCTCTACAGCGACCCGGGCCGCGCGGTCTCCGTCAGCAACTACGACGGGGACCCGGACCGCGCGGGCGCGCTCCTGGTGTTCCGCTCCGGGCCTCTGGTCCTCGACCGCAGGGACGTGGACGGGCAGAAGCGGATCCTTGCGGAGCGGTTCGCGGGGATGGGCTGGGAGGCGCCCCGGGTCCTCGAGGCGCTGGAGGACGCGGACGACCTGTACTTCGACGCCATCGCGCAGATCCATGTCGACCGGCTCACCAAGGGTCGCGTGGTCCTGCTCGGCGACGCGGGGTACGGCGCCACGATGGGCGGCATGGGCACCGGCGTCGCGGTCGTCGGCGCATACGTCCTGGCGGGTGAACTGGCCCTGGCCGGCGGCGATCACCGCACCGCGTTCGCCGCCTACGAGGCACAGATCGGGGACTTCGCGAAGGGCTGCCAGAAGATCTCGGGCAACGCGGGCCCGTTCTTCGCGCCGCCCACCGAGCGGAAGATCCGCAGCCGTGACCGGATGTACCGGCTGCTCAGCTCCCGCCTGATGGCCGGGTTCTTCAAGCGCCTGACGGAGAAGGCCGCGACCGCGCTCGACCTGAAGGACTACCCGGCCCTGCTGGACGCACCGGCCGTGGCGGTACGCGGCCGGTGA
- a CDS encoding BTAD domain-containing putative transcriptional regulator has protein sequence MRFGILGPLDVRAPDGTPLDPGGPRPRALLTLLLLEAGRTVPAERLIDGLYGDEPPAGAANALQSQVSRLRKRLSLGIETTPAGYRLAVGPDDVDVHRFERLAAEGERALTAGDPSRASALLGEALGLWRGPALADLPAAFGSRLDEIRLTAAQTRIEAELALGSGGGLVPELRELIAAHPLSERLYGQLMRALHADGRPAEALAVYEEVRRVLADELGADPSAELSALHLELLRGREPARGRGVPAQLTRFVGRTDELSRIDALLAGARLVTLTGPGGAGKTRLAAEAARDRTDVCWAELAPLADGELVPYALLAALGVREGFRGPQGDPVERLIDALEGREVLLVLDNCEHLVDDAARTAGMLLGACPGLRILATSREALGITGEALCPVPPLAAGPAARLFMDRAAAVRPDADLHARVEAVHGICEALDGLPLAIELAAARLRTLTVDELADRLGDRFRLLSRGDRTKAPRHRTLRAVVEWSWELLDEEERDLARRMAVFAGGSSGGATLAAVEAVCGVPYPEDLLASLTEKSFLEAAGGRYRMLQTIRAFCAEHLADEGELSRLRDAHAAYFRGLAAQAEPYLRGGGQLPRLAALGAERDNLSAALRHLVRADPHAALRLMADLSWFWRLRGLHGAHVPLARELLAALGDEPPEDLAEEYVLCVINTVAGDGNDPREPERLARAEAVLASRDHALRRPFVVVLWSVAYGPQYAVKERVRRQVGEAPWGLALLDVGLGFQEWFAGRPVTSEEHFERALAGFRATGDRWGMANCLDPLGMFADWRGDRERALALLDEGLAHVAALEAPEETADLLHRRAYVLLHQGQLRDAADHFTRSAAMARTAAVPDKVASARRGLGDVARTGGDTEHARVHYEAALELCAANWFSVGETVRTLIGLGRVALAASRPDEARDWFEQGLALCDGPTRALELADVAEALASVAQGPREAAVLLGAGAGLRGLALAGDPDVAPVEAWVRAALTPETYERAFKEGRAMRSAAVSRR, from the coding sequence ATGCGCTTCGGCATCCTGGGCCCCCTCGACGTACGCGCCCCCGACGGCACCCCGCTGGACCCCGGCGGTCCGCGGCCGCGGGCGTTGCTGACGCTGCTGCTCCTGGAGGCCGGCCGGACCGTCCCGGCGGAGCGTCTGATCGACGGCCTGTACGGGGACGAGCCGCCGGCCGGTGCCGCGAACGCGCTGCAGTCACAGGTCTCACGGCTGCGCAAGCGGCTCTCCCTCGGCATCGAGACCACCCCGGCGGGCTACCGGCTGGCCGTCGGCCCGGACGACGTGGACGTGCACCGCTTCGAGCGGCTGGCCGCCGAGGGCGAGCGGGCGCTCACGGCCGGGGACCCTTCCCGGGCTTCCGCACTTCTCGGGGAGGCGCTCGGGCTCTGGCGCGGTCCGGCTCTCGCCGACCTGCCTGCCGCCTTCGGCAGCCGTCTCGACGAGATCCGGCTCACCGCCGCCCAGACCCGTATCGAGGCGGAACTCGCGCTCGGCTCGGGTGGCGGCCTCGTCCCCGAGCTGCGGGAGTTGATCGCCGCCCATCCCCTCAGCGAACGCCTCTACGGTCAGCTGATGCGCGCCCTCCACGCCGACGGGCGGCCCGCCGAGGCGCTCGCCGTGTACGAGGAGGTGCGGCGTGTCCTCGCCGACGAGCTGGGGGCCGATCCCTCGGCGGAGCTCTCGGCGCTGCACCTGGAACTCCTGCGGGGGCGGGAACCCGCGCGCGGGCGGGGCGTTCCCGCGCAGTTGACCCGGTTCGTCGGGCGGACCGACGAACTCTCGCGGATCGACGCCTTGCTCGCCGGGGCGCGGCTCGTGACGCTGACGGGTCCGGGCGGGGCGGGCAAGACCCGGCTCGCGGCCGAGGCCGCACGGGACAGGACCGACGTGTGCTGGGCCGAGCTGGCGCCTCTCGCCGACGGGGAGCTGGTGCCGTACGCGCTGCTCGCTGCGCTCGGGGTGCGTGAGGGGTTCCGGGGGCCCCAGGGGGATCCGGTCGAGCGGCTGATCGACGCGCTGGAGGGACGCGAGGTGCTGCTCGTGCTCGACAACTGCGAGCATCTCGTCGACGACGCGGCCCGCACCGCGGGCATGTTGCTCGGCGCGTGTCCCGGGCTGCGGATCCTCGCCACGAGCCGAGAGGCGCTCGGCATCACCGGTGAGGCGCTGTGCCCGGTGCCGCCGCTCGCGGCCGGTCCCGCCGCGCGTCTGTTCATGGACCGGGCGGCCGCCGTACGGCCCGATGCCGATCTGCACGCGCGCGTGGAGGCCGTTCACGGGATCTGCGAGGCCCTCGACGGGCTGCCGCTGGCGATCGAACTCGCCGCGGCCAGGCTGCGCACGCTCACCGTCGACGAGCTCGCCGACCGCCTGGGCGACCGCTTCCGGCTGCTGTCCCGCGGCGACCGCACCAAGGCGCCCCGGCACCGCACGCTGCGCGCCGTCGTCGAGTGGAGCTGGGAGCTGCTCGACGAGGAGGAGCGGGATCTCGCGCGGCGGATGGCCGTGTTCGCCGGAGGGTCGTCCGGGGGCGCGACGCTCGCCGCGGTCGAGGCCGTGTGCGGGGTGCCGTACCCGGAGGACCTGCTGGCCTCGCTCACTGAGAAGTCCTTCCTGGAAGCGGCCGGTGGCCGCTACCGGATGCTTCAGACGATCCGTGCGTTCTGCGCGGAGCACCTGGCCGACGAGGGCGAGTTGTCGCGGCTGCGGGACGCGCACGCCGCGTACTTCCGGGGACTGGCGGCGCAGGCGGAGCCGTATCTGCGCGGCGGCGGGCAACTGCCGCGGCTGGCCGCGCTCGGGGCCGAGCGGGACAACCTGTCGGCGGCCCTGCGTCATCTCGTGCGCGCGGACCCGCACGCGGCGCTGCGGCTGATGGCGGACCTGTCCTGGTTCTGGCGGCTGCGCGGGCTGCACGGCGCGCATGTGCCGCTGGCCCGCGAGCTGCTCGCTGCGCTCGGGGACGAGCCGCCGGAGGACCTTGCCGAGGAGTACGTCCTGTGCGTGATCAACACGGTCGCGGGCGACGGGAACGACCCGCGCGAACCGGAGCGCCTGGCCCGCGCGGAGGCCGTGCTCGCATCCCGGGACCACGCGCTGCGGCGGCCGTTCGTGGTGGTCCTGTGGTCGGTGGCGTACGGGCCGCAGTACGCCGTGAAGGAGCGGGTGCGCCGGCAGGTCGGCGAAGCGCCCTGGGGGCTCGCGCTGCTCGATGTCGGCCTGGGCTTCCAGGAGTGGTTCGCGGGGCGCCCCGTCACGTCGGAGGAGCACTTCGAGCGGGCGCTCGCCGGCTTCCGGGCGACCGGGGACCGATGGGGCATGGCCAACTGCCTTGATCCGCTGGGCATGTTCGCGGACTGGCGCGGTGATCGGGAGCGGGCCCTGGCGCTGCTCGACGAGGGTCTCGCGCATGTGGCCGCGCTCGAAGCCCCGGAGGAGACCGCCGATCTGCTGCACCGGCGGGCGTACGTCCTGCTTCACCAGGGCCAACTCCGGGACGCCGCAGACCACTTCACGCGGTCGGCCGCGATGGCCCGTACGGCGGCCGTCCCCGACAAGGTGGCGAGCGCGCGGCGCGGGCTCGGCGATGTGGCACGGACCGGCGGGGACACGGAGCACGCGCGCGTGCACTACGAAGCGGCTCTCGAGCTGTGCGCGGCGAACTGGTTCAGCGTCGGCGAGACCGTGCGGACCCTGATCGGTCTGGGCCGCGTCGCCCTCGCCGCGTCACGGCCCGACGAGGCGCGCGACTGGTTCGAGCAGGGGCTCGCGCTCTGCGACGGGCCCACGCGCGCCCTCGAACTCGCGGACGTGGCCGAGGCGTTGGCCTCCGTGGCGCAGGGTCCGCGCGAGGCCGCGGTGCTGCTCGGGGCCGGTGCGGGTCTGCGCGGCCTCGCGCTCGCCGGGGACCCGGACGTCGCCCCCGTAGAGGCATGGGTCCGTGCGGCCCTCACTCCGGAGACGTACGAGAGGGCGTTCAAAGAGGGCCGGGCCATGAGATCAGCGGCGGTCAGCCGACGGTAA
- the rpmB gene encoding 50S ribosomal protein L28 gives MAANCDVCGKGPSFGNNISHSHRRTSRRWNPNIQRVRAVVGRTPKRLNVCTSCIKAGKVSR, from the coding sequence GTGGCTGCCAACTGCGACGTCTGCGGCAAGGGGCCGAGCTTCGGCAACAACATTTCGCACTCGCACCGCCGTACGTCCCGTCGCTGGAACCCGAACATCCAGCGTGTGCGTGCAGTGGTCGGGCGGACGCCGAAGCGGCTCAACGTCTGCACCTCGTGCATCAAGGCCGGCAAGGTCTCGCGCTGA
- a CDS encoding DAK2 domain-containing protein — translation MPQVLDVHAVRAWCALALEALGRDREEIDAINVYPVADGDTGTNLYLTVESAVQAVEAVFTGLEPTPPALPDVVHAMAHGALIGARGNSGTILAQLLRGMAQVLAGNVGGEADHSEGADGDSLRRALRRAAESAREAVAHPVEGTVLTVAAAAADAADGHSGHCGDVARAAYDGARAALDATPGQLAVLGRAGVVDAGGRGLVAVLGALTEALSGDPVAPPGGRGVHHARVAVDQALDCADGEGPAFEVIYLLEADDQAVARLRTRLDGLGDSLVVVGGDGLWNVHVHVDDAGAAVEAGVEAGRPYRIRITHFAAGDAHTTHPTSGSAPTGERAQRAIVAVVPGEGLAGLYSEAGATVVPERPGEVPGSGELVEAIRRAYAREVVLLPNDAELRHTAAAAAEQARTEGVRVALIPTRSAIQGIAALAVHEKERRFDEDVVAMTSAAGATRYAELAVAERQSWTMAGICQAGDFLGLIDGDVAVIGEEVTRTARTTLDRMLAAGGEMVTLVLGDEVPDEVADRLEQHVRETYLAVDTVVYRGGRNSALMLIGVE, via the coding sequence GTGCCGCAGGTGCTCGACGTCCACGCGGTGCGCGCCTGGTGCGCACTGGCCCTGGAGGCGCTCGGGCGGGACCGCGAGGAGATCGACGCGATCAACGTCTACCCCGTCGCCGACGGGGACACAGGCACCAATCTGTACCTGACCGTCGAGTCCGCGGTACAAGCCGTGGAAGCGGTCTTCACGGGCCTCGAACCCACACCGCCCGCGCTGCCCGACGTCGTCCACGCGATGGCTCACGGAGCCCTGATCGGGGCCCGCGGAAACTCCGGAACGATCCTCGCCCAGCTCCTTCGCGGCATGGCCCAGGTCCTCGCCGGGAACGTCGGCGGTGAGGCGGATCACAGCGAAGGCGCCGACGGGGACAGCCTGCGGCGCGCACTGCGCCGGGCCGCCGAGTCCGCACGGGAGGCGGTCGCGCATCCCGTGGAGGGCACGGTTCTGACGGTGGCCGCCGCCGCTGCCGACGCCGCCGACGGTCACTCAGGACACTGCGGAGACGTGGCCCGCGCCGCGTACGACGGTGCCCGTGCCGCGCTCGACGCGACGCCGGGACAGCTCGCGGTCCTGGGGCGCGCGGGCGTCGTGGACGCGGGCGGGCGCGGGCTGGTGGCCGTACTCGGTGCGCTGACCGAGGCGCTCTCGGGCGACCCGGTGGCACCTCCGGGCGGACGGGGCGTGCACCACGCGCGCGTGGCCGTCGACCAGGCGCTGGACTGCGCGGACGGCGAAGGGCCCGCCTTCGAGGTGATCTACCTCCTGGAGGCCGACGACCAGGCCGTGGCGCGGCTGCGGACCCGGCTCGACGGCCTCGGCGACTCCCTCGTGGTCGTCGGCGGCGACGGGCTGTGGAACGTCCATGTGCACGTCGACGACGCGGGCGCCGCCGTCGAGGCGGGTGTCGAGGCCGGCCGTCCGTACCGCATCCGCATCACGCACTTCGCCGCCGGCGACGCCCATACGACGCACCCCACGTCCGGCTCCGCGCCGACCGGGGAACGCGCTCAGCGCGCGATCGTCGCCGTGGTCCCCGGGGAGGGGCTCGCCGGCCTGTACAGCGAGGCGGGCGCCACCGTCGTACCCGAGCGGCCCGGCGAGGTGCCCGGCAGCGGGGAACTGGTCGAGGCGATCCGGCGGGCGTACGCACGCGAAGTGGTGCTCCTGCCGAACGACGCCGAGCTGCGCCACACCGCCGCGGCGGCGGCCGAGCAGGCCCGCACCGAAGGCGTGCGGGTCGCCCTCATCCCCACCCGGTCCGCGATCCAGGGCATCGCCGCGCTCGCCGTCCACGAGAAGGAGCGGCGCTTCGACGAGGACGTCGTCGCGATGACGTCGGCGGCCGGCGCGACCCGCTACGCCGAACTGGCCGTCGCCGAGCGGCAGTCGTGGACGATGGCCGGCATCTGCCAGGCCGGGGACTTCCTCGGCCTCATCGACGGGGACGTCGCCGTGATCGGCGAAGAGGTGACGCGGACGGCCCGTACGACCCTCGACAGGATGCTGGCCGCGGGCGGCGAGATGGTCACTCTCGTCCTCGGCGACGAGGTTCCCGACGAGGTCGCCGACCGGCTCGAACAGCACGTACGCGAGACGTACCTGGCCGTCGACACCGTGGTCTACCGGGGCGGACGGAACTCCGCGCTGATGCTCATCGGTGTCGAGTAG
- the recG gene encoding ATP-dependent DNA helicase RecG: MNSVPALEEPLKKALGPATAKVMAEHLGLHTVGDLLHHYPRRYAERGELTRLADLPLDEHVTVVAQVASARILKFNGGTGQRLEVTITDGSGQLQLVFFGRGIHKPHKDLLPGTRAMFAGKASVFNRKMQLAHPAYELLRTDALDAGEADEAIGSWAGALLPIYPATAKLESWKIAKAVDMVLPSAQEALDPLPDSLREGRGLVPLPEALLKVHRPHTKADIADARARLKWDEAFVLQVALARRRFADAQLPAVARVPRSDGLLTAFDAKLPFTLTDGQQKVSKEIFDGLATEHPMHRLLQGEVGSGKTMVALRAMLAVVDAGGQAAMLAPTEVLAQQHHRSITEMMGELAEGGMLGGAEHSTKVVLLTGSMGVAARRQALLDLVTGDAGIVIGTHALIEDKVQFHDLGLVVVDEQHRFGVEQRDALRGKGKQPPHLLVMTATPIPRTVAMTVFGDLETSVLDQLPAGRSPIATHVVPAADKPHFLARAWERVREEVENGHQAYVVCPRIGDEEEQGKKGKGAKKESAEDAAEKRPPLAVLDVAEELAHGALRGLKVEVLHGRMQPDDKDAVMRRFAAGETDVLVATTVIEVGVNVPNATAMVIMDADRFGVSQLHQLRGRVGRGSAAGLCLLVSEMPEASPARARLGAVAATLDGFELSRIDLEQRREGDVLGQAQSGVRSSLRMLAVIEDEEIIAEARQEATAVVAADPDLERLPGLRTALDALLDEEREQYLDKG; the protein is encoded by the coding sequence ATGAATTCCGTGCCCGCGCTCGAAGAACCGCTGAAGAAAGCGCTCGGTCCCGCCACCGCGAAGGTGATGGCCGAGCACCTAGGCCTGCACACGGTCGGTGACCTGCTCCACCACTATCCGCGCAGATACGCGGAGCGCGGCGAGCTCACCCGCCTCGCCGACCTGCCCCTCGACGAGCACGTCACCGTGGTCGCCCAGGTCGCGAGCGCCCGCATCCTGAAGTTCAACGGCGGCACCGGCCAGCGCCTCGAAGTGACCATCACGGACGGCAGCGGCCAGCTCCAGCTGGTCTTCTTCGGCCGCGGCATCCACAAGCCGCACAAGGACCTCCTGCCCGGCACGCGCGCGATGTTCGCGGGCAAGGCCTCCGTCTTCAACCGCAAGATGCAGCTCGCCCACCCGGCGTACGAGCTGCTGCGGACCGACGCCCTGGACGCCGGCGAGGCCGACGAGGCGATCGGCTCCTGGGCCGGCGCCCTTCTCCCGATCTACCCGGCCACCGCCAAGCTGGAGTCCTGGAAGATCGCCAAGGCCGTCGACATGGTGCTGCCCAGCGCCCAGGAGGCTCTCGACCCCCTGCCGGACTCGCTGCGTGAGGGCCGCGGCCTCGTCCCGCTGCCCGAAGCACTCCTGAAGGTCCACCGGCCCCACACGAAGGCGGACATCGCCGACGCCCGCGCCCGCCTCAAGTGGGACGAGGCGTTCGTCCTCCAAGTCGCCCTCGCCAGGCGGAGATTCGCCGACGCGCAGCTGCCCGCCGTGGCCCGCGTCCCCCGCTCCGACGGCTTGCTCACGGCGTTCGACGCGAAGCTCCCCTTCACCCTCACCGACGGCCAGCAGAAGGTCTCCAAGGAAATCTTCGACGGCCTCGCCACCGAACACCCGATGCACCGCCTGCTCCAGGGAGAGGTCGGTTCCGGCAAGACGATGGTCGCCCTGCGCGCCATGCTCGCCGTTGTCGACGCGGGCGGGCAGGCCGCGATGCTCGCGCCGACCGAGGTCCTCGCCCAGCAGCACCACCGCTCCATCACCGAGATGATGGGTGAGCTCGCCGAGGGCGGGATGCTCGGGGGCGCCGAGCACTCCACCAAGGTCGTCCTGCTCACCGGCTCCATGGGCGTCGCCGCCCGCCGCCAGGCCCTTCTCGACCTCGTCACGGGCGACGCGGGCATCGTCATCGGGACGCACGCCCTGATCGAGGACAAGGTCCAGTTCCACGACCTGGGACTGGTCGTCGTCGACGAGCAGCACCGCTTCGGTGTCGAGCAGCGCGATGCCCTGCGCGGCAAGGGCAAGCAGCCCCCGCACCTGCTGGTCATGACGGCCACCCCCATTCCCCGTACGGTCGCGATGACGGTCTTCGGAGACCTGGAGACCTCCGTCCTCGACCAGCTGCCCGCCGGGCGCTCGCCCATCGCCACCCATGTCGTGCCCGCCGCCGACAAGCCGCACTTCCTCGCGCGCGCCTGGGAGCGCGTGCGCGAGGAAGTGGAGAACGGGCATCAGGCGTACGTCGTCTGTCCCCGCATCGGCGACGAGGAGGAGCAGGGCAAGAAGGGCAAGGGGGCCAAGAAGGAGTCCGCCGAGGACGCGGCCGAGAAGCGGCCTCCGCTCGCCGTCCTGGACGTCGCGGAGGAGCTGGCCCACGGCGCTCTGCGCGGGCTGAAGGTCGAGGTTCTGCACGGCAGGATGCAGCCCGACGACAAGGACGCCGTGATGCGCCGCTTCGCCGCGGGCGAGACGGACGTCCTGGTAGCGACCACGGTCATCGAGGTCGGGGTGAACGTGCCGAACGCCACAGCCATGGTGATCATGGACGCCGACCGCTTCGGCGTCTCCCAGCTCCATCAGCTGCGCGGCCGCGTCGGCCGTGGCTCGGCGGCGGGCCTGTGTCTCCTGGTCAGCGAGATGCCGGAGGCCAGCCCGGCCCGCGCCCGTCTCGGCGCCGTCGCCGCCACGCTCGACGGGTTCGAGCTCTCCCGCATCGACCTGGAGCAGCGCCGCGAGGGCGACGTCCTCGGCCAGGCCCAGTCCGGGGTGCGCTCGTCCCTGCGCATGCTCGCCGTCATCGAGGACGAGGAGATCATCGCCGAGGCCCGCCAGGAGGCGACGGCCGTCGTCGCCGCCGACCCGGACCTGGAGCGCCTGCCGGGCCTGCGCACGGCCCTGGACGCGCTCCTGGACGAGGAGCGCGAGCAGTACCTCGACAAGGGCTGA
- the rsmD gene encoding 16S rRNA (guanine(966)-N(2))-methyltransferase RsmD → MTRVIAGRAGGRRLSVPPGNGTRPTSDRAREALFSTWQSLLGGGPLDGERVLDLYGGSGAVGLEALSRGAGHALLVEADARAVRTIRENVKSLGLPGAEVRAGKAEQIVRGPAPATPYDLVFLDPPYVVPDDDLREILLTLASGGWLADEALVTVERSTRGGVFPWPDGFEALRSRRYGEGTFWYGRAALKSTVTCEEAP, encoded by the coding sequence ATGACCCGCGTGATCGCCGGCCGGGCCGGCGGACGTCGCCTGTCCGTCCCGCCGGGCAACGGCACCCGCCCCACGTCCGACCGGGCGCGCGAAGCCCTCTTCTCCACCTGGCAGTCACTGCTCGGCGGCGGCCCGCTCGACGGCGAGCGCGTGCTCGACCTGTACGGCGGCTCGGGTGCCGTGGGCCTGGAGGCGCTGTCGCGCGGCGCGGGGCACGCGCTCCTGGTGGAGGCCGACGCCCGCGCGGTCCGCACCATCCGCGAGAACGTGAAGTCCCTCGGCCTCCCCGGCGCCGAGGTCAGAGCGGGCAAAGCGGAACAGATCGTCCGGGGCCCGGCCCCCGCCACCCCGTACGACCTGGTCTTTCTCGACCCTCCCTATGTGGTCCCGGACGACGATCTTCGGGAGATTCTGCTCACACTCGCCTCTGGGGGCTGGCTCGCGGACGAAGCGCTCGTCACCGTGGAGCGAAGCACCAGGGGCGGTGTTTTCCCGTGGCCGGACGGATTCGAGGCACTGAGGTCCCGTCGCTACGGCGAGGGAACGTTTTGGTACGGTCGCGCCGCCCTGAAGAGCACCGTCACGTGCGAGGAAGCACCGTGA
- the coaD gene encoding pantetheine-phosphate adenylyltransferase translates to MRRAVCPGSFDPITNGHLDIIGRASKLYDVVHVAVMINQSKKGLFEIEERIELIREVTAEFGNVEVESFHGLLVDFCKQRDIPAIVKGLRAVSDFDYELQMAQMNNGLTGVETLFVPTNPTYSFLSSSLVKEVAAWGGDVSHLVPPAVFEALTQRLPKK, encoded by the coding sequence TTGCGCCGCGCCGTCTGTCCGGGGTCGTTCGACCCCATCACCAATGGCCACCTGGACATCATCGGCCGAGCGTCGAAGCTCTACGACGTCGTGCACGTCGCGGTGATGATCAACCAGTCGAAGAAGGGCCTCTTCGAGATCGAGGAGCGGATCGAGCTGATCCGCGAGGTCACCGCCGAGTTCGGCAACGTCGAGGTCGAGTCGTTCCACGGACTGCTCGTCGACTTCTGCAAGCAGCGTGACATCCCGGCCATCGTGAAGGGCCTGCGCGCCGTCAGCGACTTCGACTACGAGCTGCAGATGGCCCAGATGAACAACGGCCTCACGGGCGTGGAGACCCTCTTCGTCCCCACCAACCCGACGTACAGCTTCCTCTCCTCGTCCCTGGTGAAGGAAGTCGCGGCCTGGGGCGGCGACGTCTCCCACCTGGTGCCGCCGGCGGTCTTCGAGGCGCTCACCCAGCGCCTCCCCAAGAAGTGA